One genomic segment of Linepithema humile isolate Giens D197 chromosome 5, Lhum_UNIL_v1.0, whole genome shotgun sequence includes these proteins:
- the tou gene encoding bromodomain adjacent to zinc finger domain protein 2B isoform X12 — protein sequence MEKENSASGGGGGGGGAEAAAAATPGATSTSEKLQADQANPLLDPTTLFGAYWPRGDSAASSLFGGIPGGYGLGAHHLPYAILGRGGSAPGFGGHTPASAPPPSPYSHSSLGTLGVAATQAASLGITPASAAWWTMASHLAAQDYIARLGAAGLSGFPPGAESLLPSYPPTSLLNPPSLSSHKSSKSKSSKSHKTPASSSSSTTPSMTSSLPVSTQSPVTSSHHSTPVSSAPNSQTNVVSSAKEGSDPSSILGGVRLPPDTEIIKYTSSIVGPKIPGTTNRGRKKTISLDTPSVSVHAPPVPALSAHQTNTTSSSSLMMEPRKYNRTGTDSSEYRDSVDRVEVIKLPAHSTNGSILSAPPAYTSSSSTTSSNSNNNTNANNNVNDSDAPLNLSLKPATTSNSSPISGSQPLSQLSNLSQSLLASDRTSRRKPGPKPRRVPQNSVPVPASPSPSLAQLFAAADSPQRPSSGSEESEGASTATHHKDGRPRNLGRGVSKPKKNTVASLLAQSRALGIKPSPTLDPNVPLSHQQVSLLRTNILAAQMHVSAAAGQNDDKNQYYHLLKKIQKKKQPRPNRASWARNHEKMKNKLLEASGEESNMDVTSESGSNTDVVTDTDDDNAEGTPSAKRRKLRPSERDLQMPLERGWKRETVIKGLGKTGVIKGDVSYYSPCGKTFRSSPDLVKFLEHQNPAELTTANFSFSSRPLVGEFLQPTMGLAEAEFVRLGAQEVARRLEELRAAGGLRDVRTNNQYERADKLAYAKKLAKEEAQRHKEQARLIKEQEKSERQEAVRREREIRNQQLLEMYMQELTKQREMLYTVELERERRRQHMALVRALENRRKMEEKEKKRLEARAERIATKEKRAEQRRVEMELIEQIRKPVEDMELTDHRPLPEIKRLPGLKLSGQAFADIVMVFEFLHNFGETLGFDMESLPSLKSLQLALLNDEEAEEEMLSVMTHLLVCAIEDPGIPQPARHTTGLGQSLRQADITHANISEVLRIYLYANATGEVKALTGVCLERERDKKFADHHQNGGDYASTCSGKNAQFYEHLHNNETWKMSERLRDKPFLALNPTHKAQMLAFLCNELLQNKAVIRQIEGSLETVAQLKKERFVLDTKIRKLRQLHSRKVRMEAVGVIVNKIGDTITIEKKEGEEESNTTSTAVGTTPTPDEIHHEDEVEDMSENESEGTQPEEEEDKNLSGEELGKKLDKLLKQSEEQLQKLNSSSKQLRAHIFGQDRFWRRYWELACAGGIFVEAMESAEPEILELQADLDEKYKNMPIEEKSEVKQEGESKKNCENRENEAPNEVKGEKKHNSSEQNDDVKCHGDKVKSEVEDVNCKKEPVQNCGSENSEGTKEQKRSNDVDSTMTDAKTNVTSEEIKQETEVVGMDVDAKTEDVKKENEEMDEDVAKPLVKTMEDKIVETIPNGDKFNHVNNLHNGRELNGSFISIMSIISDSSNTEPNWFSILPRETCDTPGPSTKQIFGIAEPTELRIPIFPPPASPSYDRCDSPAPLILTQDEAVQLEYLKVHGLPPPGEAKPVSKDLRYGWWRITDVDTFQELLEHLHSRGVREKELKRTTWATMESFLAVTGRINVDPGNIIATELQAQPDDANTPIPKPDNPNIWSEQVALRVDAQLLEQVEALEDKVANASMQVKGWKLPPRAGTEEAEEIEKLNEMEKISAVEQARQRLLSLEAAIERRYLKPPLGVCTGDPNLAALKAEQAAAAANANSNNSEQNNQAPAPPEETTPRGLNTWREATARAHTSAQLAMALYMLEASIAWDKSIMKAVSLTTARNSVCAKLRNRCVSLKATNQYKQLLTTSQTSNCQFCHSGDNEDKLLLCDGCDRGYHTYCFRPKMENIPDGDWYCHECMNKATGERNCLVCGKRAGKNLVLCELCPRAYHTDCHNPVMPKMPRGKWYCSNCHSKQPKKRNSSRRSHTKGGGTRESESSDHPPASPTPSTASNTHVEDVSSSEPATPTASPRKEGNNRTLTKKQQRELAPCKILLEQLEQQDEAWPFLLPVNTKQFPTYKKIIKTPMDLSTIKKKLQDSAYKSRDEFCADVRQMFINCEVFNEDDSPVGKAGHGMRSFFEMRWTEITGAPPPHPQTHS from the exons catACTGGCCTCGAGGCGACAGCGCGGCGTCGTCTCTCTTCGGTGGGATACCGGGTGGCTATGGCTTGGGGGCCCACCATTTGCCATACGCTATTCTGGGCCGAGGGGGTTCAGCGCCTGGCTTCGGGGGCCACACTCCGGCCTCGGCGCCACCCCCGTCGCCGTATTCTCACAGCAGCCTCGGTACGCTCGGCGTGGCTGCCACTCAAGCTGCGAGTCTAG GTATCACTCCAGCCAGTGCAGCATGGTGGACAATGGCCTCTCATCTGGCGGCGCAGGACTACATCGCGAGGCTAGGAGCGGCAGGACTTTCCGGATTTCCACCTGGTGCCGAGAGCCTTCTGCCATCCTACCCTCCTACCTCTCTACTTAATCCCCCGTCCCTCTCGTCCCACAAGTCTAGTAAGT CTAAGTCAAGTAAAAGTCACAAGACGCCAGCTAGCAGTAGTAGTTCGACGACGCCGAGTATGACGAGCAGCCTGCCGGTGTCTACTCAGTCGCCGGTGACATCCTCTCATCACAGCACCCCGGTCAGCAGTGCGCCAAATTCGCAAACGAATGTCGTCAG TTCTGCGAAGGAAGGAAG CGATCCCAGCAGTATATTGGGAGGTGTGCGTCTACCTCCCGACACGGAAATTATCAAGTACACGTCGAGTATAGTCGGTCCAAAGATTCCCGGGACGACGAACCGCGGCAGGAAAAAGACAATATCCTTGGACACTCCCAGCGTCAGTGTGCACGCGCCGCCCGTCCCAGCTCTTAGTGCGCATCAGACGAACACGACGTCATCGTCGTCGCTGATGATGGAGCCGAGGAAGTACAATCGCACGGGG ACTGACTCGAGCGAGTACAGAGATTCAGTCGATCGAGTCGAAGTGATTAAGTTGCCGGCTCATTCGACCAACGGCTCCATTCTGTCGGCGCCGCCGGCGTATACCAGTAGCAGCAGCACCaccagcagcaacagcaacaataataccaatGCCAACAACAACGTCAACGACTCAGACGCGCCCTTAAATCTCTCCTTGAAGCCTGCAACGACGAGCAATAGCTCGCCGATTTCCGGTAGTCAGCCGCTCAGTCAGCTCAGTAATTTAAGTCAATCGCTACTTGCCTCTGATCGAACGT CGAGACGGAAGCCGGGACCCAAACCGAGAAGAGTGCCGCAGAATTCGGTGCCGGTGCCGGCGTCGCCTAGTCCCTCCTTGGCGCAGCTCTTCGCCGCCGCAGACTCGCCGCAGCGGCCGAGCAGCGGTAGCGAGGAAAGTGAGGGCGCGAGCACCGCCACTCATCACAAGGACGGCAGGCCGCGAAATCTCGGCCGCGGTGTATCGAAGCCTAAGAAAAACACGGTCGCCTCGCTGCTGGCTCAGAGCAGAGCCCTGGGAATTAAACCCAGCCCGACCTTGGATCCAAACGTGCCATTGTCTCACCAGCAAGTGTCGTTACTCAGGACGAACATACTGGCGGCCCAGATGCACGTTTCCGCTGCCGCCGGGCAAAATGACGATAAGAAtcag TACTATCATTTGCTAAAGAAGATACAGAAGAAGAAGCAACCTCGACCAAATCGTGCTTCGTGGGCGAGGAATCAC GAGAAGatgaagaacaaattattggAGGCGTCGGGGGAGGAGAGCAATATGGACGTGACCAGCGAGAGCGGCAGTAACACCGACGTGGTCACGGACACCGACGACGACAACGCGGAGGGCACACCAAGCGCGAAACGGAGGAAGCTCAGGCCCAGCGAAAGAGATCTCCAAATGCCGCTGGAGCGCGGCTGGAAGCGTGAAACGGTTATCAAGGGACTAGGAAAGACGGGAGTGATAAAAGGCGACGTGTCCTATTACAGCCCCTGCGGGAAAACTTTTAGAAGCAGTCCCGATCTAGTGAAG TTTCTGGAGCATCAGAATCCCGCCGAGTTAACAACCGCCAATTTCTCGTTCTCTTCCCGTCCGTTGGTCGGAGAATTTCTTCAGCCAACAATGGGCTTGGCGGAAGCCGAATTCGTCAGACTCGGTGCCCAGGAAGTAGCGAGAAGATTGGAGGAACTCAGAGCGGCTGGCGGCTTGAGAGACGTACGGACAAATAATCAGTACGAGAGAGCAGACAAGCTAGCTTACGCGAAGAAGCTCGCGAAGGAAGAAGCACAACGACACAAAGAACAAGCTAG GCTTATTAAGGAGCAGGAGAAGTCGGAGCGACAGGAAGCCGTGAGGCGGGAGCGGGAGATCAGGAATCAACAGCTGCTCGAG ATGTACATGCAGGAGCTCACCAAGCAGCGCGAGATGCTCTACACCGTCGAGCTG gagagagaaagaaggaggcAACACATGGCTCTGGTGCGGGCGTTGGAGAACCGTCGGAAAatggaagagaaagagaagaagcgCCTGGAGGCCAGAGCCGAGAGAATAGCGACGAAAGAGAAACGGGCGGAACAGAGAAGGGTCGAGATGGAGTTGATCGAGCAAATTCGCAAGCCTGTGGAGGATATGGAACTGACAG ATCACAGACCACTGCCGGAAATCAAGAGATTACCTGGACTCAAACTATCCGGGCAAGCTTTCGCGGACATCGTCATGGTTTTCGAATTTCTGCACAATTTCGGGGAGACTTTGGGTTTCG ATATGGAATCGCTGCCAAGCCTGAAGAGTCTTCAGCTCGCTCTCCTCAACGACGAGGAAGCCGAGGAGGAGATGTTGTCGGTAATGACGCATCTGTTGGTCTGCGCTATCGAGGATCCGGGGATTCCGCAACCGGCCAGGCACACCACAGGCTTAGGCCAAAGTTTGCGCCAGGCTGACATCACTCACGCCAACATTAGCGAAGTCCTGCGAATTTATCTGTACGCGAACGCGACCGGCGAAGTGAAGGCTCTCACGGGGGTGTGTCTTGAGCGTGAGCGTGACAAGAAGTTCGCCGATCATCATCAGAACGGCGGCGATTACGCTTCGACCTGCTCGGGAAAGAACGCGCAGTTCTACGAGCACTTGCACAACAACGAAACGTGGAAGATGTCGGAAAGATTACGGGACAAGCCTTTTTTGGCGTTGAACCCGACGCACAAGGCACAAATGCTCGCTTTCCTCTGCAACGAGCTGCTGCAAAATAAGGCTGTGATCAGACAGATAGAGGGTAGCCTCGAGACGGTAGCTCAGCTGAAGAAGGAGAGGTTCGTCTTGGATACCAAGATCAGAAA GCTTAGACAATTGCATAGTCGAAAAGTGCGGATGGAAGCTGTCGGCGTCATCGTGAACAAAATCGGTGACACGATTACTATCGAGAAAAAAGAAGGCGAAGAGGAAAGCAATACCACGTCTACTGCTGTAGGCACGACGCCTACGCCGGACGAGATTCATCACGAGGATGAAGTAGAAGACATGTCTGAGAATGAGAGCGAAGGCACTCAGCCGGAAGAG gAGGAGGACAAGAATTTGTCTGGCGAGGAATTGGGCAAAAAGTTGGACAAGCTGTTGAAGCAGTCGGAGGAGCAATTGCAAAAGTTGAATAGCTCCTCGAAACAGTTACGGGCGCACATCTTTGGCCAAGACAGATTTTGGAGGAGATATTGGGAATTAGCATGCGCTGGTGGCATCTTTGTGGAAGCTATGGAGAGTGCTGAACCAGAGATACTCGAACTCCAAGCCGACCTGGAcgaaaagtacaaaaatatgcCAATAGAGGAGAAATCTGAAGTGAAACAGGAGGGCGAAAGCAAGAAGAATTGCGAGAATCGCGAGAATGAAGCGCCGAACGAAGTGAAGGGTGAAAAGAAGCACAATTCGAGCGAGCAGAACGACGACGTGAAATGTCACGGGGACAAGGTGAAGTCCGAGGTGGAGGATGTTAATTGCAAGAAGGAGCCTGTACAAAACTGCGGCTCGGAGAATTCCGAGGGCACGAAGGAGCAAAAAAGGAGCAACGACGTCGACAGCACGATGACGGACGCGAAGACGAACGTCACGTCTGAAGAAATAAAGCAGGAGACGGAAGTGGTCGGTATGGACGTCGACGCGAAGACTGAGGACGTGAAGAAGGAAAACGAGGAAATGGACGAGGACGTGGCGAAGCCGCTGGTGAAGACGATGGAGGACAAGATCGTCGAGACGATCCCGAACGGCGACAAGTTCAACCACGTCAATAATCTGCACAACGGGAGGGAACTCAACGGCTCTTTCATTTCTA tCATGTCGATCATTTCAGACAGCAGCAATACGGAGCCCAATTGGTTCTCCATTTTGCCGCGTGAGACGTGCGACACTCCGGGGCCCAGCACGAAACAAATCTTCGGCATAGCCGAACCGACTGAGCTCAGAATCCCGATATTCCCGCCACCGGCTAGTCCGAGTTACGACAGATGCGACAGTCCAGCGCCTCTGATACTGACGCAGGATGAGGCGGTGCAGCTGGAATATTTGAAAGTGCACGGTCTACCACCACCCGGAGAGGCCAAACCGGTATCGAAAG ATCTCAGGTACGGTTGGTGGAGAATAACGGACGTCGATACGTTCCAAGAACTCTTGGAACACTTACATTCTCGCGGCGTCCGTGAGAAAGAGTTAAAGCGCACAACGTGGGCGACAATGGAGTCCTTCCTGGCGGTAACCGGTAGAATTAATGTCGATCCCGGCAATATCATCGCCACAGAGCTCCAAGCGCAACCAGACGACGCTAACACGCCAATCCCGAAGCCCGACAATCCGAACATCTGGAGTGAGCAAGTAGCGCTGCGTGTAGACGCTCAGCTTTTGGAGCAGGTGGAAGCGCTCGAAGACAAAGTAGCTAACGCTAGCATGCAGGTCAAGGGCTGGAAGCTTCCTCCGCGAGCCGGCACCGAAGAAGCCGAGGAAATTGAAAAGCTGAACGAAATGGAGAAGATCAGCGCGGTCGAACAAGCACGGCAAAGGCTACTTTCCTTGGAGGCAGCTATAGAAAGGAGATACTTAAAACCACCTTTGGGCGTTTG CACGGGAGATCCCAACCTGGCAGCCCTCAAGGCGGAAcaggcggcggcagcggctaACGCAAACTCGAATAACTCCGAGCAGAATAACCAGGCGCCCGCACCGCCGGAGGAAACGACACCGCGGGGTCTGAACACCTGGCGAGAGGCAACCGCGCGAGCGCACACATCGGCGCAACTCGCCATGGCGCTCTACATGCTCGAGGCCAGCATCGCTTGGGACAAGAGCATCATGAAGGCTGTGAGTCTAACAACAGCTAGAAACTCGGTCTGCGCCAAGCTGCGAAACCGCTGCGTCTCACTCAAAGCTACCAATCAGTACAAACAGCTATTGACTACTTCTCAGACCTCT AATTGCCAGTTTTGTCATAGTGGGGACAACGAAGATAAGCTGCTGCTCTGTGATGGCTGTGATCGTGGCTACCATACTTACTGTTTCCGTCCAAAAATGGAAAACATTCCTGATGGTGACTG GTATTGTCACGAGTGTATGAACAAAGCAACAGGTGAACGCAATTGTTTAGTATGCGGGAAGAGGGCGGGTAAAAACTTGGTCCTATGCGAACTCTGTCCCAGAGCTTATCACACTGACTGCCATAATCCTGTCATGCCAAAA ATGCCGCGAGGAAAATGGTATTGCTCTAATTGCCACAGTAAACAACCAAAGAAGAGAAATAGTAGTCGAAGGAGTCATACCAAAGGGGGAGGCACCAGAGAAAGTGAAAGTTCTGATCATCCACCAGCTAG